The Theropithecus gelada isolate Dixy chromosome 11, Tgel_1.0, whole genome shotgun sequence genome includes a region encoding these proteins:
- the CLEC12B gene encoding C-type lectin domain family 12 member B isoform X2 has product MEEEFLKSQISSLLKRQEQMAIKLCQELIIHTSDHRCNPCPKMWQWYQNSCYYFTTNEEKTWTNSRKDCIDKNSTLVKIDSLEEKDFLMSQPLLMFSFFWLGLSWDSSGRSWFWEDGSVPSPSLFTTKELDQINGSKGCAYFQKGNIYISRCSAEIFWICEKTAAPVKIEDLD; this is encoded by the exons ATGGAGGAGGAATTTCTCAAGTCACAGATCTCCAGTCTACTGAAGAGGCAGGAACAAATGGCCATCAAACTGTGTCAAGAGCTAATCATTCATACTTCAG accACAGATGTAATCCATGTCCTAAGATGTGGCAATGGTACCAAAATAGTTGCTATTATTTTACAACAAATGAAGAGAAAACCTGGACTAACAGTAGAAAGGACTGCATAGACAAGAACTCCACCCTAGTGAAGATAGACAGTTTGGAAGAAAAG gATTTTCTTATGTCGCAGCCATTACtgatgttttcattcttttggctGGGATTATCATGGGACTCCTCTGGCAGAAGTTGGTTCTGGGAAGATGGCTCTGTTCCCTCTCCATCCTT aTTTACTACTAAAGAACTGGACCAGATCAATGGATCCAAAGGATGTGcttattttcaaaaaggaaatatttatatttctcgCTGTAGTGCCGAAATTTTTTGGATTTGCGAGAAGACGGCCGCCCCAGTGAAGATTGAGGATTTGGATTAG